The Oscillospiraceae bacterium genomic sequence GTATGACCTTTTTCGTTTCGGCAGGCGTGAACAAGGCCTCGAGTTCCGCTTTTATCGGGGCGAAATAAGTCGTGTAATCAACTGTCTTTGTCTCGTCGCTCACGCATATCTCCTTTTACAGATGATCGGAAGGTTCTTGCAAATCGTTTGCAAGCCGGAAGAGTTTAGAACATGTAAGGTCTTTTTTTTGTGTTGTTTCAATTAAAGAGATAATGCCGTTGTCCATGCTGATCAATCCCACTTCGCGCAGCACTTCCAGACACATGGAGATCTTGTAATAATCCATCAGTCCGCCGAGGATATGGGCAAGGCATGCACCGGTGGTGATGGCGCGTCTGCTGCTCTTGATGGTTCGAAATATCGCCGCAGTGTCTTCTCTTGTGATAGGTGAGGCGGGTTTTTCACCCTTTCGGATGCAGCGATCAAACTCAAATTTACTGTTGAAATAATTATCCTGGTCAAAGTTTGTATACCGGATATCTTTTGCAACCACTGACAATTCCACATTTCCGTTAAACTCCCGGCAGCTTAGTGTCACAACGGCATCTACTTTGTCACCTTCGGAAAAACAAACCTCATTTTGGGAAGTACCGAATAATAATAATATAGCCGAAGCGCCGTCTTTTTCGATCTCCAGCATGCAGTGATTCCCGTTTCGCATGCCCCGAATGCTTTTAATCGTCACGCCCGAAAGACAGAATAACGGCGTCGGGTTCTCCCTGCCGAACGGCTCCAGTTCGTCAATTTGGTAAAACACGTCCATGATGAGTTGCTGAAGTTTTAAATAACCGTCAATCTGAAAGGAATTCGGCGAAATCCGCCCGAGCGGCTCTGCATAATCGTTGATCGTTTTTGATAGATCCGGCAGTTTCTCCGCTGAAATTGTCAACCCAACCGCTTGTGAATGCCCGCCGTATTTTATGAAAAGTTCCTTGCAGCTGTTCACCGCTTCGTAGATTGAGAGGCTCTCGACGCTTCGTCCCGATCCGGTTGCAATCCCGTCTTTTATTCCGAAAACCAAAAACGGTTTTCCGTATTTCTCGACAAGTTTCGCAGCCACAATGCCGACGACGCCGTTTTCCCAACCCTCTCCCCAGACCACGCCGATTGGAGCATGGCGAACTTCATCCACAGAGGCATATTTCTCATTGGCTTCGTTGAATATCCGCTGTTCGGCCTGTTGACGCTTTGCGTTATAATCTTCGAGCTTTTGGGCGTATTGCTCAGCCTCTTCTTTGGTCTTCGCCATCAGCAGTCGGGCAGAATCGGCGGCATCGCCCATTCTTCCGGCCGAATTAATACGAGGAGCAAGCATGTAGGCCACCGATTGAACGCTGAAGCGCATACTCATTCCGGATTTGTCCATCAGCGCTTTTAAGCCGAGGTTTTCGGTTTCTTTTAATATATCGATACCGTTTTTTACAAATACGCGGTTTTCACCGGTCAGCGGCACAATGTCGGCAATGGTAGCAACCGTAAGTAAGTCCCCGTAGCGGTCGAACATCGACTCAATGTCCTCTTCGAGCGCGCAGATTAGTTTAAACACCACGCCT encodes the following:
- the recJ gene encoding single-stranded-DNA-specific exonuclease RecJ — its product is MVDRKWAFCVTDREAVTEMAQDNSITRLQAALLYNRGITAPEEIEEFFSCDIDTGIEEPFSLADMDRAVDRIRTALEKNEKICIFGDYDADGVTSTVMIYDYLSKQGANVTWCLPSREEGGYGMHKAIINDLAKDHINLIITVDNGVTAFEEIKRARELGIDVVVTDHHTVPVKLPDCIVIDPHRPDCPSRFKGLCGAGVVFKLICALEEDIESMFDRYGDLLTVATIADIVPLTGENRVFVKNGIDILKETENLGLKALMDKSGMSMRFSVQSVAYMLAPRINSAGRMGDAADSARLLMAKTKEEAEQYAQKLEDYNAKRQQAEQRIFNEANEKYASVDEVRHAPIGVVWGEGWENGVVGIVAAKLVEKYGKPFLVFGIKDGIATGSGRSVESLSIYEAVNSCKELFIKYGGHSQAVGLTISAEKLPDLSKTINDYAEPLGRISPNSFQIDGYLKLQQLIMDVFYQIDELEPFGRENPTPLFCLSGVTIKSIRGMRNGNHCMLEIEKDGASAILLLFGTSQNEVCFSEGDKVDAVVTLSCREFNGNVELSVVAKDIRYTNFDQDNYFNSKFEFDRCIRKGEKPASPITREDTAAIFRTIKSSRRAITTGACLAHILGGLMDYYKISMCLEVLREVGLISMDNGIISLIETTQKKDLTCSKLFRLANDLQEPSDHL